The Enteractinococcus fodinae genome has a segment encoding these proteins:
- a CDS encoding methionine ABC transporter ATP-binding protein, whose translation MISLCNVSTVFADHGKDPITAVDDVSLEVPRGSIQGIIGFSGAGKSTLLRNINLLERPTRGQVLIDGTDLTQLNEEALRQARHQIGMIFQGFNLVNNLTVEQNVELSLKFSGVKASAPRRARAAEALEIVELADKAAAYPAQLSGGQKQRVAIARALATRPQVLLCDEPTSALDPFTTATVLQYLADINRELGITVVVVTHEMEVIKALTDHVAVMESGRIVERFAAHQLHDPAFSPSTSIGQYLVSDGIRIDRGAPPLDTLPSGLESSDEPVAVAGGRA comes from the coding sequence GTGATTTCTCTCTGCAATGTATCCACCGTTTTTGCTGACCATGGCAAGGACCCCATCACCGCGGTTGATGATGTCAGCCTCGAAGTGCCTCGCGGCAGTATTCAAGGCATCATTGGGTTTTCCGGTGCCGGGAAGTCCACCCTGCTACGAAACATCAACCTGTTGGAACGGCCCACCCGAGGTCAGGTCCTCATCGACGGTACCGATCTGACACAACTCAACGAGGAAGCACTGCGTCAAGCCCGTCATCAGATCGGCATGATTTTCCAGGGTTTCAACCTGGTCAATAACCTCACGGTCGAACAGAACGTGGAGCTGTCGCTGAAATTTTCCGGTGTCAAAGCCTCGGCACCTCGTCGTGCTCGGGCCGCTGAGGCCCTGGAAATTGTGGAACTCGCCGACAAGGCAGCCGCCTACCCCGCGCAGCTATCGGGCGGACAAAAACAGCGCGTGGCAATCGCTCGCGCACTGGCAACCCGTCCCCAAGTGTTGCTCTGCGACGAACCCACCTCAGCACTGGACCCCTTTACTACTGCGACGGTCTTGCAGTACTTGGCTGACATCAATAGAGAATTGGGCATTACGGTTGTCGTGGTGACCCACGAAATGGAAGTCATCAAAGCGCTCACCGACCACGTGGCCGTGATGGAATCCGGGCGCATTGTCGAGCGTTTCGCCGCCCACCAGCTCCACGATCCGGCTTTCTCACCGTCGACTTCCATTGGTCAGTACCTGGTCTCAGATGGCATTCGCATCGACCGCGGTGCACCCCCGCTGGATACGCTGCCGTCGGGTCTGGAGTCCTCTGACGAGCCGGTTGCTGTGGCAGGAGGGCGAGCCTAA
- a CDS encoding alternate-type signal peptide domain-containing protein, whose product MKNTTKGFLAGAAGLGLVLGGSTFALWTDTAGLGSDTTLTAGNLAVGVVSSEWRDISYDRSFDRGHRINNIEKFRIIPGDKIQAKYGVSVGLEGDNMVAKLRLKDKDGNTVDGALAPGLKVTYKLERASGGFWPFSEDAVEGDGDGVEVNMISKEADLYARDNNIRLPFIHMVVDRDVDNKADFNVTVTVEFTGDDLDYRKAKATLADAQLELEQVREDVFGYR is encoded by the coding sequence GTGAAAAATACAACGAAAGGCTTTCTCGCCGGCGCAGCTGGCCTGGGGCTCGTACTAGGTGGTTCCACCTTTGCACTCTGGACCGACACCGCGGGATTAGGTAGTGACACTACGCTCACTGCCGGTAACCTCGCCGTCGGCGTGGTCAGCAGCGAATGGAGAGATATCTCCTATGACCGTAGCTTCGACCGCGGCCACAGGATCAACAATATCGAGAAATTCCGCATTATCCCTGGTGACAAGATCCAGGCTAAATACGGAGTCAGCGTAGGCCTCGAAGGCGACAACATGGTGGCCAAGCTCCGTCTGAAAGACAAAGACGGAAACACCGTTGATGGCGCTCTTGCACCAGGCCTGAAAGTGACCTACAAACTCGAGAGGGCTAGCGGCGGTTTCTGGCCGTTTAGCGAGGATGCGGTTGAAGGAGACGGCGATGGTGTTGAAGTAAACATGATCTCCAAAGAGGCAGACCTCTACGCCAGAGATAACAACATCCGGTTGCCATTCATACACATGGTGGTCGATCGTGATGTTGACAACAAAGCTGACTTCAACGTCACTGTCACCGTGGAATTCACTGGCGACGACCTGGACTACCGGAAAGCGAAGGCAACACTGGCCGATGCACAGCTTGAACTCGAGCAAGTCCGTGAGGACGTCTTCGGTTACCGCTAG
- a CDS encoding methionine ABC transporter permease — protein MERIIELRPELVQALLETFAMIGVSIPIAVLLGTPLGIWLFVHAPGSIAPQPRLHAIVSGLVNMLRSFPFLILLIAIIPFTRFVVGTTVGTAAAIVPLTINAIPYFARLVEQNISQLGTGAVEASRAMGATHGQIIRNVLLVDARPGIIGSITVTTVSFISYSAMVGLVGGGGIGDFAIRYGYYRYETPVMFVAVVLMVLLVTAVQLGGNRLARVTDKRI, from the coding sequence ATGGAACGTATCATTGAACTCCGTCCTGAACTGGTCCAGGCCTTACTCGAAACCTTTGCCATGATCGGCGTCTCGATCCCCATCGCCGTGCTCCTGGGCACTCCATTAGGCATCTGGCTGTTTGTCCACGCACCAGGATCGATCGCGCCGCAACCACGATTACATGCGATCGTCAGCGGCCTGGTGAACATGCTGCGGTCCTTCCCCTTCCTCATTTTGCTCATTGCCATCATCCCGTTCACGCGGTTCGTTGTCGGAACAACGGTTGGTACAGCGGCCGCTATTGTGCCGCTGACCATCAACGCGATCCCATACTTTGCGCGATTGGTCGAACAAAACATCTCGCAGCTGGGTACCGGTGCTGTAGAGGCCTCACGGGCCATGGGTGCGACACACGGCCAAATCATTCGCAACGTGCTGCTCGTAGACGCCCGACCAGGCATCATCGGGTCCATCACCGTAACGACCGTGAGTTTTATTTCCTACTCCGCCATGGTCGGATTAGTCGGGGGCGGTGGCATTGGCGATTTCGCCATTCGCTACGGCTACTACCGATATGAAACGCCGGTGATGTTCGTCGCCGTCGTGCTGATGGTTTTACTAGTCACCGCGGTCCAACTGGGTGGCAACCGCCTGGCGCGGGTCACCGATAAACGCATCTAG
- a CDS encoding helix-turn-helix transcriptional regulator, with translation MLRNPESERLQAVSEILTRAYTYGGGTVLVDGLAGMGKTHFLRNLAIQADQQERWQVTFVNADRLEIGEPYSFIERLLAAGVAPDWNFEPATQLQPIAVARECVRRLLRQNHGPDEGHIIIIDDAHWIDPESIQVLRHMIPRFNRRNVFIACGARTPHKPGSLGELLAEAAATNPHHHHVEMRPLSEHDIRALAMQRFGVSISMRNAFQLSEITGGSFLGVDSILNQVTEEEVRQLHTTWDLPIRPRNLDNPLLGAYRELSPEAQQVVQIVCLAEHEITPQALQTVCRQLYIPAAIDEAVRAGVVIESDFGQAIVPKHHLIGAAVRETVEPAFGRKVHRLFVDLTEGFRSVRHMLKGAESWSDQLREQTAQYAREASQQSQYLNANDILRMALDLAQDPYERQGLITELVLINIRAKTGFKCLDLLPEIETFPPSTLREFLIVMLRVYLVNDPFPHRRIQDVLNTENTTPDEKTLQAFMVFMMVMMLMRSNDRSQISELIPVAKRLFAESPMHPEELADARLGWMVSPNEYILLLGCYAVALSHLDGDIDVTRQALPDLLDRTAELPDIAIKVDCLVPLAGAAVATGDIILAHDIAAQAVDILERVHGEPWTAATPRVILAHVLVLLGKYQQAEEVLDILDEFNHDALDLEARLTGAALRSSIAAIRCQRDPEQYLAHARRASDIDWEHYGRDLSVMAKVEIARVKDDAMGVVTAASVPRAASFRNTQRGFLTYKAHALITLGALDDARNLIQELRERRGTTWFEYWGTLDGLEARMAQAQDDHASARKLYESALKQRLFPLAWALTAIDYGEFLFSIEDAEGAENILREAVSTLEKIGATAYLRTAEQHLKKAIDRNSSAQTNAFAAMTKREREVAALLAEGHSNKTIAKQLVVSESTARFHVSNILRKLQLNSRAEVPRVLKHLTRSR, from the coding sequence ATTTTACGCAACCCAGAATCAGAGCGCCTACAAGCTGTCTCGGAGATTCTTACCCGCGCGTACACCTACGGCGGCGGCACGGTCCTTGTCGATGGTCTTGCCGGTATGGGCAAAACCCACTTTCTACGAAACTTAGCCATCCAAGCTGACCAGCAGGAGCGCTGGCAGGTCACTTTCGTCAACGCCGACCGACTCGAGATCGGCGAGCCCTACAGCTTCATCGAACGCCTCCTGGCAGCAGGGGTAGCCCCCGATTGGAACTTTGAACCTGCCACGCAGCTTCAACCGATCGCCGTTGCCCGGGAGTGTGTCCGTCGACTGTTGCGCCAAAACCACGGGCCAGACGAAGGACACATCATCATCATTGATGACGCGCATTGGATCGATCCAGAGTCAATCCAAGTCTTGCGCCACATGATCCCACGCTTCAACCGCCGTAATGTCTTTATCGCCTGTGGGGCGAGAACGCCGCATAAGCCTGGTTCCCTGGGAGAGCTGCTTGCTGAAGCAGCCGCAACCAACCCGCACCATCACCACGTGGAAATGCGGCCGCTCAGCGAACACGACATCCGCGCGCTAGCAATGCAGCGATTTGGTGTCAGCATCTCAATGCGTAATGCGTTCCAGCTCAGTGAGATCACCGGGGGCTCGTTTCTTGGCGTCGACAGTATTTTAAACCAGGTCACCGAAGAAGAGGTGCGCCAACTTCACACGACCTGGGATCTGCCCATCCGACCCCGCAACCTCGACAATCCGCTGCTGGGTGCCTACCGTGAGCTCAGCCCGGAGGCACAACAGGTCGTGCAGATCGTGTGCTTAGCAGAACACGAAATCACACCGCAGGCACTTCAGACCGTCTGCCGACAACTGTATATCCCGGCTGCAATCGACGAAGCGGTCCGGGCAGGCGTGGTAATCGAGTCAGACTTCGGTCAGGCCATTGTGCCAAAACACCATCTGATCGGTGCGGCAGTCCGGGAAACGGTCGAACCAGCGTTCGGCCGAAAAGTGCACCGCCTCTTTGTCGACCTGACCGAAGGGTTCCGTTCGGTGCGGCACATGCTCAAGGGTGCAGAAAGCTGGAGCGACCAGCTGCGGGAACAAACAGCACAGTATGCGCGTGAGGCCAGTCAACAATCGCAGTACCTCAATGCCAATGACATCCTCCGCATGGCACTGGACCTCGCCCAAGACCCCTACGAACGTCAAGGACTCATCACGGAGCTGGTCCTGATCAATATCCGGGCGAAGACTGGCTTTAAGTGTCTAGACTTATTACCGGAGATTGAGACGTTCCCGCCCAGTACGCTTCGCGAGTTCCTCATCGTGATGCTGCGGGTCTATCTCGTCAACGACCCATTCCCCCACCGACGCATCCAGGATGTCCTGAACACCGAGAACACCACACCGGATGAAAAGACGCTTCAAGCGTTTATGGTGTTCATGATGGTGATGATGTTGATGCGCAGTAACGATCGCAGTCAGATCTCCGAGCTCATCCCGGTGGCAAAGCGCTTGTTTGCTGAAAGCCCGATGCATCCCGAGGAACTCGCCGATGCACGGCTGGGGTGGATGGTCTCGCCCAATGAGTACATCTTGCTGCTGGGTTGCTATGCAGTGGCGCTGTCACACCTCGATGGCGATATCGACGTCACACGTCAAGCGCTGCCCGACCTTTTAGATCGCACCGCTGAACTGCCTGACATCGCCATTAAGGTAGATTGTCTGGTCCCGCTTGCCGGTGCTGCCGTGGCTACGGGGGATATTATCCTGGCGCACGATATCGCAGCCCAGGCCGTAGACATCCTGGAGCGTGTCCATGGCGAACCGTGGACCGCTGCCACGCCTCGCGTCATTCTGGCCCACGTGCTGGTGCTGCTGGGTAAATACCAGCAAGCCGAAGAAGTTCTCGATATCCTGGACGAATTCAACCACGATGCCCTCGATCTAGAAGCCCGCTTGACCGGAGCCGCGCTTCGGTCCTCCATCGCGGCCATCAGGTGTCAGCGAGACCCCGAACAGTACCTGGCACATGCACGCCGCGCCAGTGACATCGACTGGGAACATTACGGGCGCGATCTGTCGGTCATGGCCAAAGTCGAAATCGCCCGGGTCAAAGATGATGCCATGGGAGTAGTCACCGCGGCTTCAGTCCCGCGAGCGGCATCCTTCCGCAATACCCAACGTGGCTTCTTGACGTATAAAGCACATGCGCTAATCACCCTGGGAGCGCTGGACGATGCGCGCAACCTGATCCAGGAACTGCGCGAACGACGCGGCACGACCTGGTTCGAGTACTGGGGCACGCTCGATGGTCTCGAAGCCCGAATGGCACAGGCGCAGGACGATCACGCTTCGGCGCGCAAGCTGTACGAATCAGCGCTCAAACAGCGACTCTTCCCGCTGGCGTGGGCGCTCACCGCGATCGACTATGGCGAATTCCTGTTCAGCATCGAAGACGCCGAAGGCGCCGAGAACATCCTGCGCGAAGCCGTGTCCACCCTGGAAAAGATCGGGGCGACCGCCTACCTGCGGACCGCAGAGCAACACCTCAAAAAAGCAATAGATCGCAACAGTAGTGCCCAAACGAACGCTTTTGCGGCCATGACAAAACGCGAGCGCGAAGTTGCTGCACTCTTGGCGGAGGGGCATTCGAATAAGACGATCGCTAAACAACTCGTGGTCTCAGAATCGACCGCACGCTTCCACGTGTCCAATATACTGCGCAAGCTTCAATTGAATTCACGGGCTGAAGTACCACGCGTGCTCAAACACCTCACCCGGAGTCGGTAA
- a CDS encoding signal peptidase I yields METRSDARRSHQATDQPRHRQAVKEPGIWRGVLSGMFTTVLVGLLLILGAVVVVPKMLGGAGLTVLSSSMEPTYSPGDMVISVPQDSYAVGDVVTFQPVSGDPTLITHRIVAHRTGDTAISYVTRGDANGNNDNPIVGGQIMGKVIYHVPYVGHVSLAVGEHRNLLIGAAATGLFGYAIYAIASGLIQDRRRKQAEKS; encoded by the coding sequence ATGGAAACCAGATCAGACGCTCGACGCTCACACCAAGCAACTGATCAGCCCCGTCACCGCCAAGCGGTGAAAGAGCCGGGTATATGGCGGGGTGTGCTCTCTGGGATGTTTACCACTGTGCTGGTGGGTCTACTTCTTATTCTTGGCGCCGTCGTTGTGGTGCCGAAAATGCTGGGTGGGGCCGGCCTCACGGTCCTCAGTAGCTCGATGGAGCCCACTTATTCACCCGGGGATATGGTGATCTCGGTCCCGCAAGATAGCTATGCTGTTGGTGACGTGGTTACCTTTCAGCCGGTTTCAGGGGACCCAACGTTGATTACCCACCGGATTGTTGCCCATCGGACCGGCGACACGGCCATCTCATACGTCACCCGCGGCGACGCGAACGGTAACAACGACAACCCTATTGTCGGCGGACAGATTATGGGCAAAGTGATTTACCACGTCCCCTACGTCGGCCACGTATCCCTGGCCGTTGGAGAGCATCGCAACCTCCTGATTGGTGCGGCCGCGACCGGCCTCTTTGGTTACGCCATCTACGCGATCGCGTCCGGCCTGATCCAGGACCGGCGTCGTAAACAAGCGGAGAAGTCATGA
- a CDS encoding DUF7507 domain-containing protein, translated as MRTSLGTIRNAGKTRHYRTATAALFSAALLLSNFSGASHSVATPEDSSAEPSVSATVEEPRQESSAPVTPSPSQSARSAEPKASTSPESSPTEEEAPSESPSESAEATPTPEATPDVTEATITVRIAGGLSGVKLQLHTGNANKSGAAIPEAWASCVSDGAGKCSFTVPETHASSDDYEAGENYDQQFWVKQVSAPSGWYMNETLGLTGNSTAAYEFRTGPQLRAGQHYTSGSDFMTAGSDRASTGAWQNSRNNPGADLTCRPGADFAVVLDRTGSAGTSAAAAMKEAMIGTNSSVTVYDGASSLAQGLGKAAGSGHDLVVVATGGSESSAGFAPTEKAITAANTLKAQGSRVLAIGVGTSNHANLRAISGNEFSRNATYSGADYHAIGNGQLKSLLESIAQQVECETTVEVTQKTQAYDQDSAVAGGSGWKFELTTDAGTVRPDAKQTTGDNGKVSYSIEFDSTKPDQLDASLKSILSDEQETEGWALKQVTCSNNGSTIDVEAPTAKFSVTPGDRIECTFLNTQTLKPGMTVKKQAWDTPNASDLSEAKNLAPGHSLLSGHQVTWTYEVTNTGETALRDIEVVDDQLPDDAVTCPKTTLEVGKSMTCTASGKVTTKP; from the coding sequence GTGCGAACTTCTTTAGGCACGATCCGTAATGCCGGCAAGACACGCCACTACCGCACGGCGACCGCTGCGCTATTCAGTGCGGCACTGCTCCTCTCAAACTTTTCCGGTGCGAGCCACTCGGTTGCTACCCCAGAAGATAGCTCTGCGGAGCCTTCCGTGTCGGCAACAGTGGAGGAACCGCGCCAAGAGTCCAGCGCACCGGTGACGCCTAGCCCGTCACAATCGGCCCGTTCGGCTGAACCAAAAGCTTCTACCTCGCCCGAGAGCTCACCGACAGAAGAAGAAGCACCTTCAGAGTCACCATCTGAAAGCGCTGAAGCTACACCAACCCCAGAAGCCACCCCGGACGTCACCGAGGCCACTATCACAGTCCGTATAGCCGGTGGTTTAAGTGGCGTGAAACTGCAGTTGCATACGGGCAACGCCAATAAGTCTGGGGCAGCGATACCAGAAGCGTGGGCCAGCTGCGTTTCAGATGGTGCCGGGAAATGTTCTTTTACCGTGCCAGAAACGCACGCCTCCAGTGACGATTACGAAGCCGGCGAAAATTATGATCAACAGTTTTGGGTCAAACAAGTTTCCGCACCTTCCGGTTGGTATATGAACGAGACCCTTGGATTGACCGGCAACTCCACGGCAGCCTACGAATTCCGGACGGGACCACAGCTTCGAGCTGGACAGCACTACACCTCGGGCAGTGACTTCATGACCGCCGGTTCTGATCGAGCCTCGACGGGAGCATGGCAGAACTCCCGGAATAATCCGGGAGCAGACCTGACATGTCGGCCCGGTGCGGATTTCGCCGTGGTGTTGGATCGCACCGGTTCGGCAGGCACCTCAGCCGCGGCTGCGATGAAAGAGGCCATGATCGGCACGAATTCTTCCGTGACCGTTTACGACGGAGCTAGCAGCCTGGCACAAGGTTTGGGCAAGGCTGCGGGCTCTGGACATGACCTCGTCGTGGTGGCGACGGGCGGATCGGAAAGCTCGGCCGGGTTCGCGCCGACCGAGAAAGCGATTACTGCTGCCAATACGTTGAAAGCCCAGGGCTCGCGCGTTCTGGCCATCGGCGTGGGAACGAGCAATCATGCGAATCTGCGGGCAATCTCCGGTAACGAATTCTCCAGAAACGCCACGTACTCGGGTGCTGATTACCACGCCATCGGGAACGGACAGCTGAAGAGCCTACTGGAGTCGATCGCACAGCAAGTGGAATGCGAAACAACCGTTGAGGTCACCCAAAAGACTCAAGCCTACGACCAAGACTCGGCAGTAGCTGGGGGCTCAGGTTGGAAATTTGAACTCACCACCGACGCTGGCACGGTACGGCCTGATGCCAAACAGACGACCGGTGATAACGGAAAAGTCTCCTACTCCATTGAGTTCGACTCCACCAAACCAGACCAGCTCGACGCGTCACTCAAGAGCATTCTCAGCGACGAGCAGGAGACTGAGGGCTGGGCGCTGAAACAGGTCACTTGCAGCAACAACGGCAGCACCATCGACGTAGAAGCGCCCACCGCCAAATTCTCGGTGACTCCGGGCGATCGCATCGAATGCACGTTCTTGAATACTCAAACGCTCAAACCTGGCATGACGGTGAAAAAGCAAGCCTGGGATACCCCGAACGCATCGGACCTGTCCGAGGCCAAAAACTTAGCACCGGGCCACAGCCTACTCTCCGGTCACCAAGTGACTTGGACTTATGAGGTGACAAACACCGGTGAAACGGCTCTGCGCGACATCGAAGTCGTCGACGATCAGCTACCCGACGATGCCGTCACGTGCCCGAAGACCACCCTGGAAGTCGGCAAGTCCATGACGTGCACCGCCTCCGGAAAGGTCACCACGAAACCTTAA
- a CDS encoding NtaA/DmoA family FMN-dependent monooxygenase (This protein belongs to a clade of FMN-dependent monooxygenases, within a broader family of flavin-dependent oxidoreductases, the luciferase-like monooxygenase (LMM) family, some of whose members use coenzyme F420 rather than FMN.), with product MSHRPLILSAFMMNTTSHILGGAWRREEAQQHRFNELQHWVDLVNTLEDGGFDIAFFADVVGVYGDHEGGWASHVRRGLQIPANDPLVLLSALAATTQRIGLALTSSVIQTHPYTFARQLSTLDHLSGGRVGWNMVTSALENAHRNYGGAGLAQHGDRYDLAEEYLAVCYKLWEGSWDDDALLADKTLAHERGTGLHADPAKVAKIHHESANYQVEGPHLSAPSPQRTPLIFQAGSSPRGRQVAAEHAEATFSMAPRLAQAKDHAADVRRRAVQSGRRADDVKFIQGLSFVIGSTEAEAKAKAAELDDSLDDDALIAHTGGSLGIDLGYLPLDQPIGELTTEGSRGHLNELRKMNPDGTMTVRDLARFRAQATRVTGTPEQIVDELAQWQDAGIDGVNVINATLPGSYVEFIDHVIPELRRRGMARSEAELQADTGTTLRGRLTGQDRLSDTHPAAQYRGAFGHYSAAATERSRAEVLGETEATTGV from the coding sequence ATGTCTCATCGTCCACTTATTTTGTCCGCCTTCATGATGAACACCACCAGCCATATTCTTGGCGGTGCGTGGCGTCGAGAGGAGGCACAACAACACCGGTTTAATGAGCTGCAGCACTGGGTGGATCTCGTGAACACCCTGGAAGACGGGGGATTCGACATCGCGTTTTTCGCTGACGTCGTCGGAGTCTATGGCGACCACGAGGGAGGGTGGGCCTCGCACGTTCGCCGCGGCCTGCAGATTCCGGCCAATGACCCGCTCGTGCTGCTCTCAGCACTTGCCGCAACGACCCAACGTATCGGCCTGGCACTGACTTCGTCGGTCATCCAAACCCACCCGTATACGTTCGCCCGACAGCTGAGCACACTGGATCACCTCTCGGGAGGTCGGGTCGGGTGGAACATGGTCACCTCGGCGTTAGAAAACGCGCACCGGAATTACGGTGGGGCGGGACTGGCCCAGCACGGGGACCGGTACGATCTGGCCGAAGAATATCTGGCGGTCTGCTACAAACTTTGGGAAGGCTCCTGGGATGACGATGCACTATTAGCCGATAAGACCTTAGCCCATGAGCGTGGCACCGGGCTCCACGCCGACCCGGCGAAAGTCGCCAAGATTCATCACGAAAGCGCAAATTATCAGGTTGAAGGGCCCCACTTGTCAGCCCCTTCGCCGCAGCGGACGCCACTGATATTCCAAGCGGGGTCTTCACCGCGAGGCCGCCAGGTTGCGGCCGAACACGCCGAAGCGACGTTTTCGATGGCCCCACGCTTAGCGCAAGCCAAAGATCATGCCGCCGATGTGCGCCGTCGAGCAGTACAATCCGGGCGGCGAGCAGATGACGTAAAATTTATTCAGGGCCTATCCTTTGTTATCGGATCGACCGAGGCCGAAGCCAAGGCAAAAGCCGCTGAGTTGGATGACTCGCTTGATGATGACGCGTTGATCGCTCACACCGGCGGCAGCCTGGGCATCGATCTTGGATACCTTCCGTTAGATCAGCCGATTGGTGAGCTCACCACAGAAGGTTCGCGCGGGCACCTCAATGAGTTGCGAAAGATGAATCCCGACGGGACCATGACGGTGCGCGATCTGGCACGGTTCCGCGCCCAGGCAACCCGCGTGACCGGCACCCCGGAACAGATCGTTGATGAATTAGCCCAATGGCAGGACGCCGGAATCGATGGGGTGAACGTCATCAACGCAACCCTGCCGGGCAGTTATGTCGAATTCATTGACCATGTTATTCCCGAGTTACGTCGTCGCGGTATGGCCCGCAGCGAGGCAGAACTGCAAGCCGACACCGGCACCACGCTGCGGGGTCGCCTGACTGGGCAAGACCGTCTGTCCGACACGCATCCGGCCGCCCAGTACCGGGGTGCCTTCGGGCACTACAGTGCGGCCGCTACGGAACGTTCGAGGGCTGAAGTACTGGGCGAAACCGAGGCCACGACCGGTGTTTAG
- a CDS encoding MetQ/NlpA family ABC transporter substrate-binding protein, with protein sequence MPFFSAQTPKITQFRRALITGVASAAALTLTSCGLTQAGSAASEDRTISLIVTETPRYQEPTEIAREILAEEGWELETTYVTDIIQPNEAVSQGEYDANFFQHAAYLRQFNDDNHTAVEPAFSVFYSPSGVFSLKYDSLDALPEGATLSIPVDRSNNGRALHLFAQAGLIEVDESVEITELSQADITANPKSFEFVEVDQQSSARTLPDVDAAFAFGSSVVEAGYEYDDVLLAVEEHEDFFPFTVFLSVAEGERDAEKTRALQEAYQSDEVAEWFAEYMNGVNEFSDAYSVDNVEERWNEFNAN encoded by the coding sequence ATGCCCTTTTTCTCCGCCCAGACCCCAAAGATCACGCAGTTCCGCCGCGCTCTGATCACCGGTGTCGCCTCGGCAGCGGCCCTGACCCTCACGAGCTGCGGCCTGACGCAAGCAGGTTCAGCAGCGTCGGAAGACAGAACCATCAGTCTCATTGTCACGGAAACACCCCGGTACCAAGAACCCACCGAGATAGCTCGAGAAATACTCGCTGAAGAAGGGTGGGAACTGGAAACGACCTATGTCACGGACATCATTCAGCCCAACGAAGCTGTTTCGCAAGGCGAGTATGATGCCAACTTCTTCCAGCATGCGGCCTACCTGCGGCAATTCAATGATGACAACCACACCGCGGTAGAGCCCGCGTTCAGCGTGTTCTACTCGCCAAGCGGCGTCTTTTCGTTGAAATACGATTCGTTAGATGCCCTACCCGAGGGAGCCACGCTGTCGATCCCCGTTGATCGTTCCAATAATGGGCGCGCCCTGCATCTGTTTGCACAAGCCGGCCTCATCGAGGTGGACGAGAGCGTCGAGATTACTGAGCTCTCGCAAGCTGACATTACGGCCAATCCCAAATCATTTGAGTTCGTGGAAGTGGATCAGCAATCTTCTGCTCGGACACTTCCTGACGTCGATGCAGCCTTTGCTTTTGGCAGCTCGGTGGTCGAAGCCGGGTACGAGTACGACGACGTGCTGCTGGCCGTTGAAGAGCACGAGGATTTCTTCCCGTTCACCGTATTCCTCAGCGTTGCAGAAGGTGAACGCGATGCAGAGAAAACCCGAGCGTTACAAGAGGCATACCAATCTGATGAAGTCGCTGAATGGTTCGCCGAATACATGAATGGCGTCAATGAATTCAGTGACGCCTACAGCGTCGACAACGTCGAGGAACGCTGGAACGAATTCAACGCCAATTAA